In Porphyromonas cangingivalis, a genomic segment contains:
- the megL gene encoding methionine gamma-lyase: protein MTANNKKHGPDTLAIHGASHDKNPFGALASPIYQTSTFAFDTAEQGGARFALEEAGYIYSRLGNPTCTKVEEKVALLEGAEAAISCASGIGAITSAVWVLVEQGDHIIAHKTLYGCTFAYFTHGLSRYGVTVDFVDMTKPEEVAKAMRPNTKIVYFESPSNPNMEMIDIEAVAEIAHRQEGVTVMMDNTYCTPYLCRPLEHGADVVVHSATKYLNGHGDVIAGFVVGSAEYITQVRLIGVKDLTGASLSPFDAYLIERGLKTLAIRMEKHCANAMEVAKFLESHPRVKSISYPGLDSFPYRDLAKKYMKLPGGMICFELDGGFEAGKKFINDCKLCTIAVSLGDAESLIQHPASMTHSPYTPEERAMAGISDGMIRLSVGLECPEDIIEDLRQALEA from the coding sequence ATGACAGCCAACAACAAAAAGCACGGACCGGACACCCTTGCCATCCATGGTGCTTCGCACGACAAGAATCCATTCGGAGCACTCGCTTCGCCCATCTATCAGACCTCCACATTCGCATTCGACACTGCCGAACAAGGAGGTGCACGCTTTGCCCTCGAAGAGGCCGGTTACATCTACTCACGCCTCGGCAATCCTACCTGTACCAAAGTCGAAGAGAAGGTCGCCCTCCTCGAAGGAGCCGAAGCTGCCATCTCTTGTGCGTCCGGTATCGGAGCCATCACTTCTGCCGTCTGGGTACTCGTCGAGCAAGGCGACCACATCATTGCACACAAGACCCTCTATGGCTGTACGTTTGCCTACTTTACGCACGGTCTGTCACGTTATGGAGTGACCGTGGACTTTGTCGACATGACCAAGCCCGAAGAGGTCGCAAAGGCCATGCGTCCGAATACGAAGATCGTTTACTTCGAAAGCCCCTCGAACCCCAACATGGAGATGATCGACATCGAAGCCGTCGCTGAGATCGCTCACCGCCAGGAAGGTGTCACCGTCATGATGGACAACACCTACTGCACACCATACCTCTGCCGTCCGCTCGAACACGGAGCCGATGTCGTCGTCCACTCTGCGACGAAGTACCTCAACGGTCATGGGGACGTCATCGCAGGCTTTGTTGTCGGTTCGGCCGAGTACATCACCCAAGTACGTCTCATCGGAGTCAAGGATCTCACCGGTGCATCTCTGAGCCCATTCGATGCCTATCTCATCGAACGAGGGCTCAAGACCCTCGCCATCCGCATGGAGAAGCACTGTGCCAACGCCATGGAGGTTGCAAAGTTCCTCGAAAGCCACCCACGTGTCAAGTCCATCAGTTATCCCGGTCTCGACTCTTTCCCATACAGAGACTTGGCAAAGAAGTACATGAAGCTTCCCGGAGGTATGATTTGTTTTGAACTCGACGGAGGTTTCGAAGCCGGTAAGAAGTTTATCAACGACTGTAAGCTCTGTACCATCGCTGTCAGTCTCGGTGATGCAGAGTCGCTCATCCAGCATCCTGCGAGCATGACTCACTCTCCATATACTCCCGAAGAGAGAGCCATGGCAGGCATTTCCGACGGCATGATCCGCCTCTCTGTCGGGCTCGAATGTCCCGAAGACATCATCGAAGACCTACGCCAAGCCTTGGAGGCATAA
- a CDS encoding leucine-rich repeat protein, whose product MKSNMKKSLLAIMLMGVIVSSCGDSSKTPENKSPKGGVIEVQIQQVLKENADKFSTYFSYFSFKENKQLDLKNEAAKTSSAWDIAFLGGNGRTNGGESGAGKGEVYLVETTDFDGVKSAEEYVADAANWLKDKEIENVMLLQTDKKGTVMPPPSYTTSFNPLFIATKWLDIKMNQMPPIMTSRNFVYIVRLANGNEYVKLQFIDIAGTKDSGRRLGDVRFRYAFIPLKGDANTAKKLGEMTYDKTTPLSETLKPEEAAEIKYLTVKGTTLKQGDFDFMKAKMPKLVELNLTDAVLDVDYNDNFLKDNKTIKKVLMPKKLDFIGKGWLGYSNIEEVVLAPGSVKRLGSGAFAFAQKLKKVTLPATLESMEESTFHACVALEEIEIPEKVILIPTSCFNTCLKMKKIFLKGKVRTLGEDAFASCSALTELKFGHAVPPTYEASPFDRVNWDKLKIHVPKGSVSEYIKAWTGFKPEHSKYFVEY is encoded by the coding sequence ATGAAATCGAACATGAAGAAATCACTCTTGGCCATCATGCTCATGGGTGTGATCGTCTCTTCTTGTGGAGACTCAAGCAAGACTCCTGAAAACAAATCCCCAAAAGGAGGTGTCATAGAAGTACAGATCCAGCAAGTACTCAAGGAGAATGCCGACAAGTTCAGCACATACTTCTCCTACTTCTCGTTCAAGGAAAACAAACAGTTGGACCTCAAGAATGAGGCTGCCAAGACGTCTTCTGCATGGGATATTGCGTTCCTCGGTGGCAACGGCCGTACCAATGGTGGCGAGAGTGGCGCAGGCAAGGGTGAAGTCTACCTCGTGGAGACGACAGACTTCGACGGTGTCAAGAGTGCCGAAGAGTATGTGGCAGATGCTGCCAACTGGCTCAAAGACAAAGAGATCGAGAATGTCATGCTCCTTCAGACCGACAAGAAAGGTACAGTGATGCCCCCACCATCGTACACCACAAGCTTCAACCCCCTCTTCATCGCCACGAAGTGGCTCGACATCAAGATGAATCAGATGCCTCCGATAATGACTTCAAGGAACTTCGTCTACATCGTCCGCCTCGCAAATGGCAATGAGTATGTCAAGCTCCAGTTCATCGACATCGCAGGCACCAAAGACTCCGGACGCAGACTCGGTGATGTACGCTTCCGCTATGCCTTCATCCCCCTCAAAGGCGATGCCAACACAGCAAAAAAGCTGGGTGAGATGACTTACGACAAGACGACACCTCTCTCGGAGACCCTCAAGCCCGAAGAAGCAGCAGAGATCAAGTACCTCACCGTCAAGGGGACGACCCTCAAGCAGGGGGACTTCGACTTCATGAAAGCCAAGATGCCTAAGCTCGTCGAGCTCAATCTCACCGATGCTGTCCTCGATGTCGACTACAATGACAACTTCCTCAAGGACAATAAAACAATCAAGAAGGTGCTCATGCCAAAGAAGCTGGACTTCATCGGCAAGGGATGGCTTGGCTATAGCAACATCGAGGAGGTAGTCCTCGCTCCAGGCTCCGTCAAGCGTCTCGGTAGCGGTGCTTTCGCATTTGCTCAGAAACTCAAAAAAGTGACTCTGCCTGCTACGCTTGAAAGCATGGAAGAGAGTACTTTTCACGCTTGTGTAGCCCTCGAAGAGATCGAAATCCCCGAGAAGGTCATCCTCATCCCTACCTCTTGCTTCAACACTTGTCTCAAGATGAAGAAGATCTTCCTCAAGGGGAAGGTGCGTACGCTGGGAGAGGATGCTTTTGCATCTTGCTCGGCGTTGACCGAACTCAAATTTGGCCATGCCGTACCTCCCACCTACGAAGCCTCCCCATTCGATCGCGTGAACTGGGACAAGCTCAAGATCCATGTCCCAAAGGGATCTGTATCGGAGTACATCAAGGCATGGACTGGATTCAAGCCCGAGCACTCAAAATACTTCGTCGAATACTGA
- a CDS encoding DUF4296 domain-containing protein codes for MRRSPLPILKMRKHLVFILLALTIFIGGCNLRPSNVLSRNKMIDVTTDVLLVQAYVQDRYLPDSTVKLLYEGVFAQHDITRADYDSSLVWYGMNTEKFASVYEEIQRRAIKQRDLLDSLYNDSIQEVRIRYIQAEDLWDHSQHRILIPRDENYFVYKRFVTASDTIAGKDTIKWSMDFLPQLYKGEELILSMYIHEDGKKHAYYRNADTIRQPLRSHELSFVLPDSLPSTYKMHFRLSYFRGDSIRRVFPLLLDRIRLYRSQYVVPTETPSDTIPTPSTDSLDLSDPVDADLEVRQEYPDSITE; via the coding sequence TTGAGAAGAAGCCCTCTTCCGATCCTCAAGATGCGTAAACACCTCGTCTTCATACTTCTTGCGCTCACGATATTCATAGGAGGGTGTAATCTCAGACCTTCCAATGTCTTGTCACGCAACAAGATGATAGATGTCACGACGGATGTGCTCTTGGTGCAGGCTTATGTCCAGGATCGTTACCTCCCCGACAGTACCGTGAAGTTGCTCTACGAGGGTGTCTTTGCGCAGCACGATATCACGAGAGCCGACTACGACTCTTCCCTCGTGTGGTATGGGATGAACACCGAGAAGTTCGCCTCCGTGTATGAGGAGATCCAACGCCGAGCCATCAAGCAGCGCGATCTCTTGGACTCTCTTTACAACGACTCGATACAAGAGGTGCGCATCCGTTATATCCAAGCCGAAGACCTTTGGGATCACAGCCAACACCGTATCCTCATCCCTCGTGATGAGAACTATTTTGTGTACAAGAGGTTCGTCACAGCCTCCGACACCATTGCCGGTAAGGATACCATCAAGTGGAGCATGGACTTCCTGCCTCAGTTGTACAAAGGCGAGGAACTCATCCTCTCCATGTACATCCACGAGGATGGTAAGAAGCACGCCTACTACCGCAACGCAGACACGATCCGACAACCACTGCGTTCGCACGAACTATCATTTGTCCTGCCCGACAGCCTTCCCTCCACATACAAGATGCACTTCCGCCTCTCCTACTTCAGAGGAGACAGCATCAGACGTGTATTCCCTCTTCTTTTGGATAGGATAAGGCTCTATCGCAGCCAATATGTCGTACCGACCGAAACACCCTCTGATACCATCCCCACACCGTCCACGGACTCTCTCGACCTCTCCGATCCCGTAGATGCAGATCTCGAAGTGAGGCAAGAGTATCCCGACTCCATCACCGAGTAG
- a CDS encoding lipoprotein signal peptidase, whose protein sequence is MDQTSTIRRRGMLAGVFIVLLLLIDQWLKYVVKTNMMLGESIRVTDWFYIYFIENPGMAFGWEVFNKAFLSIFRIIASGFILWMIAKISKGDYGVGFLLCISAIFAGAIGNIIDSIFYGVIFDHSMGQVATLFPESGGYAGWLHGKVVDMFYFPLIEGRFPEWLPIWGGDEFIFFRPVFNFADACISVGVFVLILFYTKSFGRLLNSIEKKPSSDPQDA, encoded by the coding sequence ATGGATCAAACATCTACTATCCGCCGACGGGGAATGCTCGCAGGCGTCTTCATCGTCCTCTTACTTCTGATCGACCAGTGGCTCAAATATGTGGTGAAGACGAACATGATGCTGGGCGAGAGCATCCGGGTGACAGACTGGTTCTACATATACTTCATCGAAAATCCGGGCATGGCGTTCGGTTGGGAAGTCTTCAATAAGGCTTTCCTCTCCATCTTTCGCATCATTGCTTCGGGCTTTATCCTCTGGATGATCGCCAAGATCAGCAAGGGCGACTACGGTGTAGGCTTTCTGCTCTGTATCTCGGCCATCTTCGCCGGAGCGATAGGCAATATCATCGACTCGATCTTTTACGGCGTCATCTTCGACCACAGTATGGGGCAGGTGGCGACCCTCTTCCCCGAGTCGGGAGGCTATGCCGGCTGGTTGCACGGTAAGGTAGTGGATATGTTTTACTTCCCTCTCATCGAGGGGCGTTTCCCCGAATGGTTGCCTATATGGGGTGGGGATGAATTTATTTTCTTCCGCCCTGTATTCAACTTTGCGGATGCCTGCATCTCCGTAGGGGTCTTCGTGCTCATCCTTTTCTATACAAAATCCTTCGGGCGACTGCTCAACAGCATTGAGAAGAAGCCCTCTTCCGATCCTCAAGATGCGTAA